The window TAACGGATCTTTTTCTTACGTCACCAGTAAACCTGAGCAGGCTTCACGTTTGTCCTTGCAGCTCGACGAGGCAGCGATCGGGTCAGACTTTCAGCAGCAGTGGCGTGAACTCCAGAAGCTTTTGGAAAAACAGAGGTCTAAAGGAGGGATCATTGACCCCGAGGTGGAATCCAACCGCTTTCTCATCCACATCAACGAGGTGAGAATGGCTTCAGGATCcgaggctgggggggggggggggtctgtccAAGGTGTTCATCAGTGAGGACAACTAAATAAAtatggattattttgaactgtgagttaTGCACAGCTACTCTGGTAGAGTCTGTCAATAACACTGCAGAGCTGGAAAGAAGTTGAATGTTTAATACAATGTTTTGAATGTATGTAAATGTTCAAACACCTTAACTCTGATCCTTTTTGACCCCCGTAGGCTCCATCTGCTGCTGAAAATGGAAATCTGGACGGTGATGAGCCTCCAGCCCCCCCGGCATCCTGTGCCTCTAACGTGTCCTCTGAAACTGCTGACAGAGCAGACCAGTTTGTTCCCGGACTTTCCCACTGTAAAGGTGTTCAGGGCCAGAGGCATCAGAACCAGGTGAGGGGGCAGAGAAGAGGGGCAAGGTCCAGACCCCAGCACGAGAGAGCCGCCCCCATCGCAGAGCACCTGGACAAACTCGCGCTGTCCTCAGACTGCACTGAAGGGCCGGTCAAAGCTAAAGCTCAGGGTAATCATGGCCAACAGGtgcaaagaaacccagaactGTGTCCCTCAAAGACGGGCGGGGGTGTCGAGGCAATGCAACAAGAGGCGCAGGTGCCCACATGTCAGTCAGGTTTGGAAACAGAGTTCCCAAAAGATGCCGTAGACTCTGCAGGCAGTCGGGGCCATCGCGGAAGGAGAAGGGGCCACTACCGATCTGCCCCACACTCAGGAGCTCCTGGACCCCCGCGGCACCACTGGGATGGTCGTGGCTCgagaagcagaggaggagcCAATAACCTGTGCGGCAGAGGAGGCGGTCCCCGTCGTGGTCACGGCAGGGGCGTCCAGCAGACGGAGAGGGGAAGAGAGGAGGTGCTATGACAAAGGGCGACAGGAGGGCCAATGAACAAACTTACATGTGCCTCCATTATCAGTGTGCATAGATCAAAGCCCTGCGGCAGAAAAGACGTTCACTGTGGTGTCCCATCCTCCTGTCCATTGCCATCATCCTGCTCTCTGGTACGCACTTTCACGCACTCTATCAGGTCCAGATGGTTGTTGCTTTTTGTTGTGGCACTATATGAATTCAAAGAAGTACAAATTAAATTTTCTTTGGAtggtagctgtgtgtctgtgtctctttcATActtctctgaatgttttcaggaTACTTGGTGTTACATTGAGGTTGCAGCCAAGTACCAGacataaaacatgcagaaaccCCACCGCTGCAATCCTTAACTAACTCTTCCTGAACAGACTATTAAACTGCAGGTGAACTTGAGTTCTGCATGCAGGCCTTCGTGGGCTGGCAGGTGAGAGGATGAAGCTCCAGAACTTGGACAACAGGATGATCCTCTTCACTCCGCTCAGGAAGCAAAACTTCAGAATAAAAGGTCCAAACGGCCATCAGAGCTGCAGTCGTCAGTCACTGAGCAGGACTTAATTACAGCAAAGCTTATATTTGATATGTTAGTACGTGGATTTGATACCACGTATAAATGATGCTGTACCTGATCATAATTACTGGGTACCATTTAAAGTGTTTGAGACATCTATTCAAAAACTGAtgcaaagtatttaaaaaactaataaatagtAACTGTTCTTGCATAATACTGCAGCCACAATGACATACATTGCATTAGGGGACGTTATAAATTATTTCCTTTGGC is drawn from Archocentrus centrarchus isolate MPI-CPG fArcCen1 chromosome 8, fArcCen1, whole genome shotgun sequence and contains these coding sequences:
- the rnf25 gene encoding LOW QUALITY PROTEIN: E3 ubiquitin-protein ligase RNF25 (The sequence of the model RefSeq protein was modified relative to this genomic sequence to represent the inferred CDS: deleted 1 base in 1 codon), with protein sequence MMAAESDVMSEIEVLQSIYLDELQVDRREDRGWEVSLVLYPSTAEDSVSQFVRLTLTLTLDQQYPSSSPGISIHNPRGLSDDKLSSVRKCLQLEAQSCLGSPMLYQLIEKAKEILTESNIPHGNCVICLYGFKEGEMFTKTSCYHYFHSHCLGRYVSHSEQELQQREKELEEDKTRDQTDYQELAVVCPVCREPLTYDVNQLLSSPAPRLPELDEAAIGSDFQQQWRELQKLLEKQRSKGGIIDPEVESNRFLIHINEAPSAAENGNLDGDEPPAPPASCASNVSSETADRADQFVPGLSHCKGVQGQRHQNQVRGQRRGARSRPQHERAAPIAEHLDKLALSSDCTEGPVKAKAQGNHGQQVQRNPELCPSKTGGGVEAMQQEAQVPTCQSGLETEFPKDAVDSAGSRGHRGRRRGHYRSAPHSGAPDPRGTTGMVVAREAEEEPITCAAEEAVPVVVTAGASSRRRGEERRCYDKGRQEGQ